One window of the Labilibaculum sp. genome contains the following:
- a CDS encoding molybdopterin-dependent oxidoreductase has protein sequence MKLISSACPRNCYSTCSIKVRVENNTVTGIEPHTENRATPEGPCIKGLAYVERANSKSRILYPQKRVAEGKYERISWEEALDTIAEKLTHCKDNFGPHSILYFASSGMSGLLNGVSINFWKLFGGATTTYGNLCWPAGLEATRLTMGANKHNAPWDLEHAKLIVLWGKNPAETNIQEMIPIEKAQEKGAKFVVIDPRRTPSTERANSLFQVKSGTDAALALGLAREIIKNDWIDHEFIENNVLGFEPFKKRVEAYTIEKVSQICRISEDAIRSLAKQIGTIKPMTLIPGYGLQRYENGGQTTRCLLALSVITGNIGRKGGCWHYANLQSYIFDDLKEPESYFPGCEHPSFRRKISVAKLGEDLLNIKDPEVKFIWVERGNPLSQNPDTNSIRKAFRKAEFRVVVEQFMTDTAYEADLILPAKNMFEQSDIIGSYWNPYVQLKQKVLEPAGEVKPETEIYYLLAKRLGMDEAAISKNIPEPTDEAIEEYLNGFLTNFPELSLEALKKGPQLANSFEEIPFADHQFPTPSGKIELYSERAKELWGIDPLPEYVPLPVQKEFPLQLISPNSKNRIHSQFGNLEVIKQFEPEAYLYVHPLDAEAKGIANKEKVEIYNHQGKAEVRVQFDLGLRQGNVVLTNGHWAINGAAPNLFTTGKETDIGHGTAFHNTWVDIKRIKNY, from the coding sequence ATGAAGTTAATATCCTCTGCCTGTCCGCGAAATTGTTACAGCACCTGCAGCATAAAAGTTCGGGTAGAAAACAATACAGTCACAGGCATTGAACCCCATACTGAAAATCGGGCAACCCCCGAAGGACCTTGCATTAAAGGTTTGGCTTATGTGGAACGAGCCAATTCAAAAAGCCGGATTTTATATCCGCAAAAGCGGGTGGCTGAAGGAAAATACGAACGAATTTCCTGGGAGGAAGCTTTGGATACCATTGCTGAAAAACTGACTCATTGCAAAGATAATTTCGGTCCTCATTCCATCCTGTATTTTGCATCAAGCGGTATGTCAGGATTGTTGAATGGGGTTAGTATCAACTTCTGGAAATTATTCGGAGGAGCTACAACCACCTATGGTAATTTGTGCTGGCCTGCGGGACTGGAGGCAACCCGATTGACTATGGGAGCCAACAAACACAATGCTCCCTGGGATCTGGAACATGCCAAGCTGATTGTTTTGTGGGGAAAGAATCCTGCCGAGACGAACATTCAGGAGATGATCCCTATCGAAAAAGCTCAGGAAAAAGGAGCGAAATTTGTAGTCATCGATCCCAGAAGAACACCATCTACCGAACGGGCCAACTCTTTGTTTCAGGTAAAATCGGGAACCGATGCGGCTTTGGCCTTGGGACTGGCGCGTGAAATCATCAAAAATGATTGGATCGATCACGAATTTATAGAGAATAATGTATTGGGTTTCGAGCCGTTCAAAAAGCGGGTAGAAGCTTACACCATAGAAAAGGTATCGCAGATTTGCCGGATTTCCGAAGATGCCATCCGCAGCCTGGCCAAGCAGATCGGAACGATTAAACCCATGACTCTGATTCCGGGTTATGGCTTGCAGCGATATGAAAACGGCGGCCAGACAACCCGTTGTTTATTGGCCCTTTCGGTGATAACAGGAAACATTGGCAGGAAAGGCGGCTGTTGGCATTATGCCAATTTGCAAAGCTATATTTTCGATGATCTAAAAGAGCCGGAATCCTACTTTCCGGGTTGTGAACATCCTAGTTTCCGCAGAAAAATATCCGTAGCCAAATTGGGCGAAGACTTACTAAATATCAAAGATCCGGAAGTGAAATTCATTTGGGTGGAGAGAGGGAATCCTCTTTCGCAAAATCCGGATACCAATTCCATTCGCAAGGCATTTCGCAAAGCAGAATTTCGTGTGGTGGTAGAGCAATTCATGACCGATACGGCTTACGAGGCAGACCTTATTTTACCGGCCAAGAACATGTTCGAGCAATCGGATATCATCGGTTCGTATTGGAATCCGTATGTACAGCTGAAACAAAAAGTACTGGAGCCTGCCGGAGAAGTGAAGCCCGAAACAGAAATCTATTACCTGTTGGCCAAGCGTTTGGGAATGGATGAGGCGGCAATCAGCAAAAATATCCCGGAACCAACGGATGAAGCCATTGAAGAATATTTGAATGGATTTTTAACCAATTTTCCGGAATTGAGTTTAGAGGCATTGAAAAAGGGGCCGCAATTGGCCAATTCTTTCGAGGAGATTCCCTTTGCAGATCATCAGTTCCCGACTCCATCGGGTAAAATAGAATTGTACAGCGAACGAGCCAAGGAGCTTTGGGGAATCGATCCACTGCCGGAATATGTGCCCTTGCCGGTTCAAAAGGAGTTTCCTTTGCAGTTGATTTCACCCAATTCCAAGAACAGAATTCACTCTCAGTTTGGAAATTTGGAGGTCATCAAACAATTCGAACCGGAAGCTTATTTGTACGTTCATCCGCTGGATGCCGAAGCAAAAGGAATTGCAAACAAGGAAAAGGTTGAGATTTACAATCATCAGGGAAAAGCAGAAGTAAGAGTGCAATTCGATTTGGGTTTGCGACAGGGAAATGTGGTTCTCACCAACGGACATTGGGCCATAAATGGTGCCGCACCAAACCTATTCACCACAGGAAAAGAAACAGATATTGGGCACGGAACGGCCTTTCACAATACGTGGGTAGATATTAAGAGAATTAAGAATTATTAG
- a CDS encoding 4Fe-4S dicluster domain-containing protein, producing the protein MNKNAFIFNTNKCVGCMACVAGCSIENGTDLQVNWREVNCHNSLKHPSLPVFHFSLACNHCEEAPCMKNCPALAYTRDEKTGAIIHHAEACIGCKYCTWACPYDAPKFNKNTQIVEKCNFCVDRISEGKRPACVEACPVGALEFGQKEITEEDYITPGFVNIGIKPSIQMIPLRDEHTTPAIENLDAVAISSEKLESYLPKAESKVSLDKEWTLVLFTLAVAGLVSWQAAHLFGKVEMSLIPFAIVSVLAIALTSLHIGKKLRMWRFILNLKGSWLSREIFSFSAFLGCTGLQIITQNQMIGYTAMAFGIFSLISVDRVYKFLKRKDGFVLHSGMVSTTAILFFAWLVAIPILIELIILAKGCLYIWRKVALKKKGIRYFPVLSLVRILCLLLSYILLDLEIVKILPISLIIIFAGEIIDRSEFYHESDIVTPMGELNDLLKKKGTA; encoded by the coding sequence GTGAATAAAAATGCATTCATATTTAACACGAATAAATGTGTTGGCTGTATGGCTTGTGTTGCCGGCTGCAGTATCGAGAACGGTACTGATTTACAGGTGAATTGGCGGGAGGTAAACTGCCACAACAGTTTGAAGCATCCCAGCTTGCCGGTCTTTCACTTTTCGTTGGCTTGTAATCATTGCGAAGAAGCTCCCTGCATGAAAAATTGTCCGGCGCTGGCATATACACGCGATGAAAAAACAGGAGCCATTATTCATCATGCCGAAGCTTGTATTGGATGTAAATACTGCACTTGGGCTTGTCCGTACGACGCACCAAAATTTAATAAAAACACTCAGATTGTTGAGAAATGCAATTTTTGTGTCGATCGAATCTCTGAGGGGAAACGCCCGGCCTGCGTTGAGGCCTGTCCGGTTGGCGCTTTGGAATTCGGACAGAAAGAAATAACTGAAGAAGATTATATCACCCCGGGTTTTGTCAACATTGGTATCAAACCATCCATTCAGATGATTCCCTTGCGCGATGAGCATACAACACCAGCCATCGAAAATTTAGATGCGGTGGCAATTAGTAGTGAGAAGTTGGAAAGCTATCTGCCAAAAGCGGAATCGAAAGTTTCTCTCGATAAAGAATGGACCTTGGTGCTTTTTACTTTGGCTGTTGCCGGATTGGTAAGTTGGCAGGCAGCACACCTATTTGGAAAAGTTGAAATGTCATTGATTCCTTTTGCGATTGTCTCTGTACTGGCAATTGCACTGACATCTCTGCACATTGGTAAAAAATTACGCATGTGGCGATTCATTTTAAATCTGAAAGGATCGTGGCTGAGTCGTGAAATTTTCTCGTTCTCGGCATTTCTTGGATGTACAGGTCTGCAAATCATCACCCAAAATCAGATGATAGGTTATACAGCCATGGCTTTTGGAATTTTCAGTCTGATCTCGGTAGATAGGGTCTACAAATTCCTCAAGCGAAAAGATGGATTTGTTTTGCATTCGGGAATGGTGAGTACAACAGCTATTTTGTTTTTTGCGTGGCTGGTAGCTATACCTATCCTGATCGAGTTAATAATTCTGGCAAAAGGGTGTTTGTATATTTGGCGAAAAGTGGCACTGAAAAAAAAGGGAATCAGGTATTTTCCTGTTCTTTCATTGGTGAGAATTCTTTGTTTATTACTGTCCTATATTTTATTGGATCTTGAAATCGTGAAGATTTTACCAATTTCTTTAATCATCATTTTTGCAGGAGAAATAATCGACAGATCGGAATTTTACCACGAATCAGATATTGTAACACCAATGGGTGAGTTGAATGACTTACTAAAGAAGAAAGGAACTGCATAA